gaGTTATTCGGTAATTACATGAGTTATTCGGATAATAACACTGTTATTCGGTAATTCGAGGTACCGAAAAAtcacagtataaaacaaatttccaaggaaaaaaaaaaaatattaagctGATCATCATCAGTAgtctaaataattatgacgttttGAGGGgctgttttaatttttggcTTTGACATCTTCCTGCGGTTATAAGgcgttgaatattttttttatagcctTTCCAGATGTcacaattatttgaaaaactgatCAGTTACCCTTGAACAAAGTTGAATGGTTTAATGCTACATAAATGTAAACATGATCTTATTTCAAGATAAAAGTAAGAATTTTACAGAAGATATATTTAGCAATGTCCTTAATGTGGTAAGTTAATGGTAATCTGAACTTTTGACCAACTTACTTCCTGGATGAGTCATGCtgtgtttgtaaacaaagtGACATGGCCAACCATCaggtctaaaaataaaattaaatataaaaaaatgaatcataaatgcaacctatatatatatttatttaaataaatatataacataaagtTTAAACTTATTGAAATAGTGGTCAGCTTTGCAAATTCTTGCTCactaaaattcaatttttgacaaaatggcTTTTCACAAAAGAGAAAAGGATAAGAAAACTGAATGTCGTTACTGTCAGAGTAAAATAAAAAGCAATGCTTATACTTATTATCTGGATGATGAATTTGATTATATAACAAAAGGTAAGCTATTAATttcaatgacaaaaatacaaggcAACCAGGCTTCTTGTATATTATCAAGGTTCAAAATTTAATACTAGGTTCACCTAGCTACCTTGAAAATTTGGGGAAAAGTTGGGaacattttaagatttttaaatttggtATTGTCAGTTTTACATCATAGAACCTTCCGAGAggtaaaatgtaatttaaaaaataaactacttTAATTACTTAAAAATATGCATAGTTACTACATTCATGACATAAATGTATTATAAGTAccttgtcaaaaataaaaaaaatattttcacaattcTGAATTATGATAGCTCGGTCTGATAATTTAAGTCTAATTTGAtggaaaatgaacaaatatatatatgactcTTTAGTAGGAGGGAGATTGatatgcatattaaacaaaattaaaagaaacataaatattgttgaacaataaattccttttttaatgttttactaAATCTTTATTTGTATTACTTAATATATAGACAAGTAAGAAGATTGTCTGTTTTCAGGATATTAGGATTAACAACAATACATATACACGTAGTACAGTTCATTGACCACAAACAAGTCCTGTTGttacattaaacattttttaacatacaaaaaaaaattataaattacatgTAGCGTGTCTGTTAGGctaacttttagaaaaatcttgtCCTTTGAAACTAAGCCAAACTGAcccaaaaaaatcatcattacggttttgtatatatttttaaaaaaaatgtctgataTAACTCTTTCTAAACATGCTTAAACAACAATCATAAATATTGAACTTGtgcatatttaaaatcaaaagatcttAAGACTTTTGCACACAAATTGATTTATTTGGTCTTCTTATTTGGAGCCCCACTTTTCTTCTGACTGTTTTTAAACTCTTACCTGTAAATTGCTTAAAATTATGTTGATTCCTGAAACTCTGGTCAACTAAACTTTAATAAGACCagtttggaaaaaaattacaaaatctgaTCAGTGGCCATAGTAAACTGAAGAAAACTAAATTTACACAGACATTTTCACTTGAATGACTAGAACAGACGAGTCTGctgtatgaataattaaaacagTTGCTTAATTTCTAATTTCATGTAAGAAAGCATATTTTAgtattaatgtatatttttctattacagTTGTGTTGATTGGTGATTCTGGCGTAGGAAAAAGTAACCTGTTGTCAAGATTCACAAGAAATGAATTTAACTTAGAAAGTAAAAGTACCATTGGTGTGGAATTTGCCACAAGGTAATTATacaaagtaaaattgagaaaggaaatggggcaTGTGTCatagcgacaacaacccgacctcagagcagacaacagccaaaggccaccaatgggtcctcAATGTAGCTAGAATTTCTGAATTCCGGCAGCCGTAGGTGTCCTTTAGCTTgcccctaaaaaatatgtatactagtacagtgatgaTGGACTTCATTTtaaactctgaattatacacaagaaactaaaattaaaaatcatacaaaacttacaaaggccagaggctcctcaCTTGGGAAAGGCGCAAAATTGgagcagggttaaacatgtttatgagatcttaaccctccccctatacctctagccaatttagaaaagtaaacacataacaatatgcacattaaaattcagttcaagagaagtccgaggaCAAAGGTTTGATTTTAGTACAtcagaaaataagttttataagtTTTCCTTACCATATAACAAATTACTGAATGAAAACAAAAGGATGATGACTGTCagacaaaaaatcaattggtAAGACAGAAATTTAAAGATTATTAAGTTGCAAACCGTTAAATTTCAATTAGGCTCAATCATGCCCTTAAACAGTTTTGCAGTGACCATTTCACTTAACAAAGTTGAGCGAAAGATAATGTGAActtcaaataaatcaaattgtCAGAACTTAAGATTTGAAACGATTGACAAACTATTCACTAGAGACAGTATGTCTTTTATAGAATTAAGACTTATCTGTCATGTCTGTTATCAAATGCTCAcaaatgattttcaaataaattgtcaaTGTATTTGCAGTGAcactaataaaaataaacacaattttaatgataaaccTTTATAATTATACAGGAGCATACAGGTTGAAGGTAAAGTGATAAAGGCCCAGATCTGGGACACAGCTGGTCAAGAACGATACAGGGCTATAACTAGTGCGTAAGTACATTTTATGGTTAGCAATGTGTAGTATCAAGATCAGGTTTGTACTATAGTCTATACAATTTAGTATTGAGAATGTCAGAGACGGTGCAGGTGACTTTTGCTGGATTCAGTGAAAACGGATGCGACATGAAACTCtgaaaccaaaatttaaaaaaacctacaagactaacaaaatcCAGAGGTTCTTGACTTCGGACCAGGAGAACAAATTAAATGCATCACAGTCATGacagttaaacatgttttgtgagatctcaaccctccccttataccTCTAATTTAATTTGACCCTTTTGAAATCTTCCCTGAGAACATAATTAAACCtcttatgatacttttgattGTTCTGCTAATCTTGTTTCTGTTCTGCAAAGAATGGGAAAAAAATGGATTAGAAATCAATGATCTATGAATACAAATTTGAACAGTCTGCACGGTTAGCCACTAGTCTGATGCCCCagactagtaaaatttcattcaGACTAGTaagtttttgcaaaactttttttgGACCGATAAGAAAAATGTCAGGATATTGGTCTTCGGACTAgaagttgaaaaagtttttggtgcagactgATTTTagtatataaagaaaaagagttttgattaaaaaaaatgataatttctaGTTAATTTGCATTTCAATTTATGCGTTGTCATACTTGTAAAgatgttttatcatgtttatcctacattgaaatgattttgttttcttacagATATTATAGAGGTGCTGTTGGCGCATTATTAGTGTATGACATAGCTAAACATTTGACATATGAAAATGTAGAAAGATGGCTGAAGGAACTAAGAGACCACGCGGACAGTAACATTGTCATTATGTTAGTAGGAAATAAAAGTGATTTACGGCATTTACGAGCTGTCCCTACAGATGAAGCAAGGGCCTTTGCAGGtaaaaatcatttacaattCTTCAAGGTTGTCATGTGATTATTAAAAAAGAGATTATTTTAGGGTagaaaagtttcaaacatactcataaatctaaaataaactgataaagCAATGGCTTAAGAAGAAAAAGACAACCAAtagaacacaaaacacaacataggaaATAAAAGACTAAGCAAAACATACCCCAAAAAGAACTGGGGAGGATCTCCTGTGCTCTGAAAGGGGAATTTCTGCTCCACAGATACATTTCCCATAAAAAACTGGGGAGGATCTCCTATGCTCTGGAAGTGAAATTCCTGCCCCACAGATACgtacccaccaaaaactggggaggatctcatgtgctctggaagggGAATTCCTGCTCCATAGATACATTTCCCATAAAAAACTGGGGAGgatctcatgtgctctggaagggaAATTCCTGCTCCACAGATACGTACCCCCAAAAAACTGGGGAGGATCTCATGTGCCCTGGAAGGGGAATTCCTGCTCCACAGATACgtacccaccaaaaactggggaggatctcatgtgctctggaagggGAATTCCTGCTCCATAGATACATTTCCCATAAAAAACTGGGGAGgatctcatgtgctctggaagggaAATTCCTGCTCCACAGATACGTACCCCCAAAAAACTGGGGAGGATCTCATGTGCCCTGGAAGGGGAATTCCTGCTCCACAGATACGTACCCACCAAACACTGGGGAGgatctcatgtgctctggaTGGGGAATTCCTGCTCCACAGATACGTACCCCCTAAAAACCGGGGAGgatctcatgtgctctggaAGTGAAATTCCTGCTCCACAGATACGTACCCCCCAAAAACCGGGGAGgatctcatgtgctctggaagggGAATTCCTGCTCCACAGATACATTTCCCATAAAAAACTGGGGAGgatctcatgtgctctggaagggaAATTCCTGCTCCACAGATACGTACCCCCAAAAAACTGGGGAGGATCTCCTATGCTCTGGAAGTGAAATTCCTGCCCCACAGATACGTACCCACCAAAAACCGGGGAGGATCTCATATGCTCTGGAAGGGGAATTCCTGATCCACAGATACGTACCCACCAAAATCTGGGGAGgatctcatgtgctctggaTGGGGAATTCCTGCTCCACAGATGTGGCCCCCATGGTGTTGCTCGTGAATCATTATAACTGACttgttaattgaaaataaaagtggGAGAGATGTAATTACATTGACATAGTAATAAAACTTTATACACTACAACAATAACAATACCTGATATAAACTGGAGAGGTGAAACAAAAAATTTGTGAAACTCTTctttaataaacataaaaaagatgttgtatgattgccaatgagaaaactatccaaatgaaacagaaataacTAGCTACagctatatacatgatataggtaATTTGCAAAACAATTGTGCtagaaaaattacattatattgctATTTTAAACTGTTGTAATAGCTAAATGAGAATTTTCAAGTCAGtttacaatcatgacaatagaTTGGAGTTGATTAATTCGCTAATGAGACTATTatccaacaaaaacaaaatgagaaagATGTAAGCAACTATAAATTGCCACAGGAATCATGCATGTTTCCATTTCAGtcaaatttttgagaaaaactTTTGCTTTATACTTGTATTTCGATGTGTCTTTTAAAAGtatgtattttcatatttgattttctatttCAGAAAAGAACTCCCTGTCTTTCATTGAAACTTCAGCATTGGACTCAACTAATGTGGAGtcagcatttcaaaatatattaacagGTTTGTGGtagtttttaatcattttcCTTCAAAACTCAGTGTCCTAGTGATCCTAAGTAGTTATttctgtaatcactagccagtcaacactaaGGATGTGTATTTGAACAAACTGGTGCATGTGCACTCAATACCAATCtttattgactaggattgtcagttttcctatcaaaggtCAGTGATTTTCTTTAGGCATTgtggcttcctccaccaaatGAAACTGGCAGCCAGGTAATAGCTTAGtgggtgcttaaaagtggcgttaaaaacacaaaaaatcaaataaaatcaaaactctAAACCTCTCAAAAAGTGCAgaattatcaacaaaaaaacttaataccCAGGAActgataaaataacaaaaacttaaTCCCTAACTGGTGAATACTGATGgaaatctataatactaaaattacgaagtccaatttttcagcggtcatcacgtaaaaacgatgaatcaaagaattcaactttatatatcactaatatagtacaaaggtgtagattgaaaattacaccactccaggcccttttgttttccacgtaattaatattgccaataattaagaagttccggttCGAGTCCGATACTGtaaccaatagtatattcacctgttacagGGATGATTCCACTATATAGTTTAGGACCGCTAAGCGGCCCTCAATTCCTCCAGCAGCCCAAAAaaattgtgtgaaaataaattcccaattcagaaaaaaatattttaaaattgatttttccgGAAATGTTTCCTGCACCGATTAAGGCAATTACAATTTTTCCCATTTGTCTTCAAAGTGTTTTAAGATCCGAATAAGAATGATGTAAACGAAAGATTGTTAAGATAAGATAtgttatcattttgttattatgtgTTTTTCTGAGACGTTTCTCAATACCTTAGTTCTCGTAAAAGCAGACCTTTAAATGAAATATGCTTTTACTAGATCAAATACACCCATAGCATTTTCTTATGGGAGTATTTGATTTCGTAAAAGCATATAGATAATAGATGCTTTTTGTCAAAATGGGTCACATATTAAAAGCAGACCTCGACAGGGAGAAAAActtataaattatcaaaattcaatAGGCGCCGATTGCGTAAAGGTTCTGCCTGgctctcaaataaaaaaacaactgtctgcgcatttttgaaaatacacgACAGATCATTTATGATGAAAAAGGATATCCACACACTATGAAACAGGTGAAACTTGATACAATTTCCGTTTTTACaggaaaatgatattatttcatcatagattttatgcagaaaaaaaaatcccaattataagaaaatttccaatttgatgaaaattccCAATTTTGATGGTCAAGGGACCCATTTGAAAACAACTGGAATCATCCCTGtgttacctattacctaatCTGTaagttccgcatctgacaggcgcaccaccaaacgatGTATTCAGGGTTAATATgcgctatatacacgggtcataatcacagggttgacactactaaattgtcaaatagctacctattgtagtattttaatcagtaagactttctaagataacaagactaaaaatgaggaacagttttcaatttgttagtgggcatacatgacgtaaaacagcgaatcaaagaatcaTCTTTATtaataactaatataggacaatgttaacgttgttgattaaaaaatactccattccatgaaccttttgttttccaaataattaatattaccaataattgataagttcagttcgacgggttcaaacagaaagatttgaaagcagagaaaaactgtgtatcttataattcgcatgactttatcagatgacaatactaatactaaaataaggcttgcgcatagttatataccttAATTCAGTCATGGACCCGCGATATTAagggtgtgttctagtagtaTATAAAAGGGTGGACATAGCtattttgaagcaaaaaaaaatcaccaatttACCCAGACAACTGTACAGTTAAGCCTGCAGGCTAATCTATATAGAGAGACTGGCATTGTCactagaaaaataaaaatgcatacaTATGCTAGTAAATTTACGCCATCTTCATTTATATGGCTTTAAACAAATCCAtccaatttaaaagaaatattatgtaacccatgttttataatattgacaAAAGTACCCAGAAATTTGTGCTGCTTGTATTTACATGGTGATTAGGGAACTGCTTTGTTGggattttattattaaatatttatatgtcaaTACTAATCcatcaaattatttttcttttttcagaaatttataaaatagtaTCACAGAAACAAATCCGGGACAGCCCTGACGACGACAACACACCTAGCAACAATGTACAAAATATCATAGTCGGACCTACAGATAGCTCCACGCCAAAGTCTAAGTCATGCTGTAATGTATGAGAGTCGCGTGGTTAGAAAGAACAATTAATAAGACCAATGATATGTCTTTATGACATCATATTGAACGATATGTTACTAAAGAAAGGGGAAGAACTCCACAGTTTCTCATTTGACAACATTCTGCATTGTAAAAGGGGCTTGTTTCTGTAATATCTTGTAATATCAACATGTGTTTAAATGATAATGGTTATATGGTGCGATTGTTACATTGTGTtaatgtttaacatattttaattttattattcatgatgGTTTATACTTATTCTActctgtaattaaaaaaaaaaaaaccgacaaaTAGAAGTCGActcaaaacttaaaaatattgtttttttccttgGGACATATTTTGGGAGACATTCTTTTACCATTTCTTCTTTACGCCCTTTTGGCTTTATTCATGAATACATTATCAgttgtaaagaaataaaattttgagtCCATTAATCTTCACTAGAATGTGTGAGACTATATGAATGAttgaagtttgttttttatacgTTGTAATTAAGCTTTCTGATTTGCTAGTCGTATTCATTACATACTGTCATGACTGTGATATATAACAATAATGGAGATCCATAATAACTGTTGTTCTTGTAACGAACTTATTTTTCACTATACCCACAACTTAACTAATTTCAACTCAATAATTTCATATCTCCATTAATTTGCATGATTCTTTATTCACTAGATAACTATAGATTTCATTGTACAAGAAAGAATCATTGGCTCAAACATCACGTATAACATTCCGCTAATGGTTTTGAATGTAAACTTGAATTCCCATGTTTTGTTCCTATGGAAATGTTTGTTGATACAACTGGATTGTATTGTTGTAATTTAAGCTTGTTTTAAACTAAAAGACTGccagtaaaatgtttttttatgattttaacagTCTGGCCTTgcagtcataaaactttggAGCACGATTTTTGTACTCGAGACTcaagaatcaaccaatcaaaatgctgtaTTTCATGTTTCAAGCATAATTTTTGTGCTCTGATCACttagcaaagttttatgacttcaacccctgTACCGTAAACAACTTTGTTTAGACACCAAATCAAATGTTTGAATATTGGTGTTCCAACAAGTAGTTGGAAAAAATCTTGGTGCAGACTGATAAcgaacatatttttaaattcagaaTAAAGGGTGgtggtttttatatttttgctaCTGTGTGTAAGATAGAAAGTGCATTTAAAAACCTTGAATGTATTAAATAATTAACCTTAAGTCTGTAATCAGTCCTGGGTATAATTTATGACGCTCCAGGACAAGCCTTATTTATTTGATTGTGACTGACTGGTATGGTTAGATATAATGTAGAATGAAGTCAACATGTAGAATCTGTTTATCTATTATAGCTatatcacatatttttaaacaaatctgTACAATTTGTGtgagtgtattttatttaaatgatgaGTACGAATGTGTGGGTGTGATTGTGTAATTATTATACAGCGAGACTTGTACTTATAATAGTCTGActttttgttgatgttgtttcTCAAATTTCCATTTGTTTTGAGGTAAAGTCTGTACATAAAAAAGTACAGGTAATGATTGCATTTGTTTATATCAGATTGATATTCTTATGTTAAGATAGTTCCATTAAGGAATATATCAGTATTAGTATACCATTCGATGTCTAATACAGCATTCATTACTACACATGAAAGGCATAACACATGATTTCTATTCAAAGACTTCCTAGTTATCAATTCTGTTTAACCATTCAAATATGATTCAAAGGGGTACATTGCTattataaaatatctatttcttttttagaaaaagattCAAGCAtgcatatgaaataaaacattattataagCAGAATTTACCCCATATTGCCCTGTGTTCTTGAATTctgtatttacaaaacaaatctttgtaaagtcatgaaagttctgtacaacaaaatttaaaGCTACTTAAAAGCaacttgaatgaatttatagcaagaaaattgttttaaaatatcaatcatgAATCAGggaaaagtaaattttgtttaaagtgtATATTG
The nucleotide sequence above comes from Mytilus trossulus isolate FHL-02 chromosome 5, PNRI_Mtr1.1.1.hap1, whole genome shotgun sequence. Encoded proteins:
- the LOC134719196 gene encoding ras-related protein Rab-11A, with translation MGSKDDEYDYLFKVVLIGDSGVGKSNLLSRFTRNEFNLESKSTIGVEFATRSIQVEGKVIKAQIWDTAGQERYRAITSAYYRGAVGALLVYDIAKHLTYENVERWLKELRDHADSNIVIMLVGNKSDLRHLRAVPTDEARAFAEKNSLSFIETSALDSTNVESAFQNILTEIYKIVSQKQIRDSPDDDNTPSNNVQNIIVGPTDSSTPKSKSCCNV